One segment of Curtobacterium poinsettiae DNA contains the following:
- a CDS encoding uridine kinase codes for MDRSGVIELVASRRASARAPIVVGVSGYCGSGKSTLTRTLVGEIPGAARVRGDDFLDPVRSHQRSVDWDGVDRPRLVSSVLEPHRAGRASTFQRFDWSVRALGPAEPLPRTDVLIVDLIGLFHPDTSPHLDLSIWCDVDLDTAARRGMARDRALGRRHDALWRDVWIPNERDFDERYAPKGAASVRYVA; via the coding sequence ATGGACCGCAGCGGCGTCATCGAGCTCGTCGCGTCCCGCCGTGCCTCGGCTCGTGCACCGATCGTCGTCGGTGTCTCCGGGTACTGCGGATCCGGCAAGTCCACGCTGACGCGCACGCTCGTCGGGGAGATCCCCGGCGCGGCCCGTGTCCGAGGCGACGACTTCCTCGACCCCGTTCGGTCCCATCAGCGCTCCGTCGACTGGGACGGCGTCGATCGTCCCCGTCTGGTCTCGTCGGTGCTCGAACCGCACCGGGCCGGTCGGGCGAGCACGTTCCAGCGGTTCGACTGGTCGGTTCGAGCCCTCGGCCCCGCTGAGCCGCTGCCGCGGACGGATGTGCTGATCGTCGACCTGATCGGGCTCTTCCATCCCGACACATCTCCTCACCTCGACCTCAGCATCTGGTGTGACGTCGACCTCGACACGGCGGCACGTCGGGGCATGGCGCGCGACCGCGCGCTCGGGCGCAGGCATGATGCGCTCTGGCGGGACGTGTGGATCCCCAACGAGCGAGACTTCGACGAACGGTACGCGCCGAAGGGTGCCGCGTCGGTGCGCTACGTGGCCTGA
- a CDS encoding GNAT family N-acetyltransferase yields the protein MDVALRDSTTEDLEWLVELRAVVLRDDLTRLGVFDETRVRQRLRDAFRPPLTSIVVVDGRDVGSITVRVEDDVRWVEHFYLAPDVQGRGVGSTVLRAVLDEPHDGPTRLNVLVGSPARRLYERHGFLLDTDDGVDVFMTLRAADRAPHGAH from the coding sequence ATGGACGTCGCGCTGCGGGACAGCACCACCGAGGACCTCGAATGGCTCGTCGAGCTCCGGGCAGTGGTGCTGCGCGACGACCTGACCCGGCTCGGGGTGTTCGACGAGACGCGCGTCCGGCAGCGCCTCCGCGACGCGTTCCGACCGCCGCTGACCAGCATCGTCGTGGTCGACGGCCGCGACGTCGGATCGATCACCGTGCGGGTCGAGGACGACGTCCGCTGGGTCGAGCACTTCTACCTCGCGCCCGACGTCCAAGGCCGTGGAGTCGGTTCGACCGTGCTGCGCGCCGTCCTCGACGAGCCCCACGACGGTCCGACGCGGCTCAACGTGCTGGTGGGCAGCCCTGCTCGCCGACTCTACGAACGCCACGGGTTCCTGCTCGACACCGACGACGGCGTCGACGTGTTCATGACGCTGCGGGCCGCCGATCGAGCACCCCACGGAGCGCACTGA
- a CDS encoding TetR/AcrR family transcriptional regulator: MRWSPDARGRLERAAFELFAEQGYQATTVPQITARAGLTTRTFFRYFADKREVIFAGDEIPDLARAAIEVAPAGTDPLDIVVHGLRTVADERFEGRHSEVGAVRRLVLSESSLRERDARKRADLTDAVRDAFVHRGLDPSEAAVIAETTVMLFHLALEAWVTGPAERRMADIVDEQLSALRGVLDRRPAAS; encoded by the coding sequence ATGCGTTGGTCTCCGGATGCCCGAGGGCGACTCGAGCGAGCGGCGTTCGAGCTCTTCGCCGAGCAGGGCTACCAGGCGACGACCGTGCCGCAGATCACCGCACGGGCCGGCCTGACGACCCGCACCTTCTTCCGGTACTTCGCCGACAAGCGCGAGGTGATCTTCGCCGGCGACGAGATCCCCGACCTCGCCCGGGCCGCCATCGAGGTCGCGCCGGCTGGGACCGACCCGCTCGACATCGTCGTGCACGGCCTCCGCACCGTTGCCGACGAGCGATTCGAGGGGCGTCACAGTGAGGTCGGCGCGGTGCGGCGGCTGGTGCTGTCCGAGTCCTCGCTCCGGGAGCGCGACGCACGGAAGCGTGCCGACCTGACGGACGCGGTACGCGACGCCTTCGTCCACCGCGGGCTCGATCCGTCCGAGGCGGCGGTGATCGCCGAGACGACCGTGATGCTGTTCCACCTGGCCCTCGAGGCCTGGGTCACCGGACCGGCCGAGCGCCGGATGGCCGACATCGTCGACGAGCAGCTCAGTGCGCTCCGTGGGGTGCTCGATCGGCGGCCCGCAGCGTCATGA
- a CDS encoding zinc-binding alcohol dehydrogenase family protein, whose protein sequence is MPSSGNAALWTTSAGRFAVGPAPVPEPGPGELVVRAEAVAVNPVDAVGGLFRHLVFPKLRFPAILGSDVAGTVVAIGPDVERFRVGDRVVGHAAGQEQHRNSAAEGAFQHQVLLLDRVTTPVPDDLSAEQAAVLPLAVSTAAAGLFEPDQLALSLPTADTSERPGVVLVWGASTSVGANAVQLARAAGYAVIGTASPKNHGFVQSLGAEAVFDYRDDGAARRILETLADRELAGTLAFGQGSLTRTLPIVRAATGSGRLASAYPTPVTTIRARLERRHGVTITAIWGGRPTESEVGPAIYRDFLPEALRTGRYRATPTASVVGSGLATIPDALAELRAGVSARKLVVTLP, encoded by the coding sequence ATGCCGTCATCGGGCAACGCAGCACTCTGGACCACGTCCGCCGGGCGGTTCGCCGTCGGGCCCGCACCGGTCCCCGAGCCCGGCCCCGGCGAGCTCGTCGTCCGCGCCGAGGCAGTCGCCGTCAACCCGGTCGACGCCGTCGGCGGGCTCTTCCGGCACCTGGTGTTCCCGAAGCTGCGGTTCCCCGCGATCCTCGGGTCCGACGTCGCCGGCACCGTCGTCGCGATCGGCCCGGACGTCGAGCGGTTCCGCGTGGGCGACCGGGTCGTCGGGCACGCCGCGGGGCAGGAGCAGCACCGGAACAGTGCCGCCGAGGGCGCCTTCCAGCACCAGGTCCTGCTGCTCGACCGTGTGACGACCCCGGTTCCCGACGACCTGTCCGCCGAGCAGGCGGCGGTCCTGCCGCTCGCTGTCTCGACCGCAGCGGCCGGTCTCTTCGAACCGGACCAGCTCGCGCTGTCGCTCCCGACCGCCGACACGTCCGAGCGCCCCGGCGTCGTCCTGGTGTGGGGCGCGTCCACGAGCGTCGGCGCCAACGCCGTCCAGCTCGCCCGGGCTGCCGGGTATGCCGTGATCGGTACCGCGTCACCGAAGAACCACGGGTTCGTGCAGTCGCTCGGGGCCGAGGCCGTGTTCGACTACCGCGACGACGGTGCCGCACGCCGCATCCTCGAGACACTCGCCGACCGCGAGCTCGCCGGCACCCTCGCGTTCGGCCAGGGCTCACTGACCCGCACGCTCCCGATCGTCCGGGCAGCCACCGGCTCCGGACGACTCGCGTCGGCGTACCCGACGCCGGTGACCACGATCCGTGCGCGGCTCGAGCGCCGACACGGGGTCACCATCACCGCGATCTGGGGCGGCCGCCCGACGGAGTCCGAGGTCGGCCCCGCGATCTACCGCGACTTCCTGCCCGAGGCGCTCCGCACCGGGAGGTACCGTGCCACCCCGACCGCATCCGTCGTCGGATCTGGACTCGCCACGATCCCGGACGCCCTCGCCGAGCTCCGCGCCGGCGTATCCGCCCGGAAGCTCGTCGTGACGCTCCCCTGA
- a CDS encoding GNAT family N-acetyltransferase, translating to MTIETEQPGAGRADAIVRAYLTEVASRWYGRAATPAEVDRALDEEPYDDLQGDSGVFVVASDAEAAVACAGVRFVGAVGELTKVFTLPEHRGRGVGSALLRHVEEVCQGRGITSLRLDTRAELAEACALYERLGFVRVSQFNDDPYSDRWYAKRIS from the coding sequence ATGACCATCGAGACGGAGCAACCTGGCGCAGGCCGGGCCGACGCGATCGTGCGGGCCTACCTGACGGAGGTCGCGTCGCGGTGGTACGGGCGGGCGGCGACGCCGGCCGAGGTCGACCGCGCGCTCGACGAGGAGCCGTACGACGACCTGCAGGGTGACTCCGGGGTGTTCGTCGTCGCGAGTGACGCGGAAGCCGCTGTCGCCTGCGCCGGCGTGCGCTTCGTCGGTGCCGTCGGCGAACTGACCAAGGTGTTCACGCTGCCGGAGCACCGCGGCCGAGGCGTCGGTTCGGCGCTCCTGCGCCACGTCGAGGAGGTCTGCCAGGGACGCGGAATCACGTCGCTGCGGCTGGACACCCGCGCTGAGCTCGCCGAGGCCTGTGCGCTCTACGAACGGCTCGGCTTCGTCCGGGTGTCGCAGTTCAACGATGATCCGTACTCGGACCGCTGGTACGCCAAGCGGATCAGCTAA
- the sufU gene encoding Fe-S cluster assembly sulfur transfer protein SufU — translation MNALDSLYQQVILDHAKARHGDGAMPDADASHFERNPTCGDEITVSLRLEPGTDRIAGLAWQGDGCSISMASASVLTDMAVGRTVPEFLALTEEFRTMMRSRGVGEPDEDVLEDLVAFHGVSKFVMRVKCGMLAWVAAEAAAREATASR, via the coding sequence GTGAACGCCCTCGACAGCCTGTACCAGCAGGTCATCCTCGACCACGCGAAAGCGCGGCACGGCGACGGCGCGATGCCCGACGCGGATGCCTCGCACTTCGAGCGGAATCCCACGTGCGGCGACGAGATCACGGTCAGCCTGCGGCTCGAACCCGGCACCGACCGCATCGCCGGGCTCGCGTGGCAGGGCGACGGCTGCTCGATCTCGATGGCCTCGGCATCCGTCCTCACCGACATGGCCGTCGGCCGCACGGTGCCCGAGTTCCTCGCACTGACCGAGGAGTTCCGCACCATGATGCGCTCGCGCGGTGTCGGTGAGCCCGACGAGGACGTCCTCGAGGACCTCGTCGCCTTCCACGGCGTCTCCAAGTTCGTCATGCGCGTCAAGTGCGGCATGCTCGCCTGGGTCGCGGCGGAAGCCGCCGCGCGTGAGGCGACCGCGTCCCGCTGA
- a CDS encoding aminotransferase class V-fold PLP-dependent enzyme, with amino-acid sequence MAPNQPLTETEVEAIKRDFPILAQDVNGQPLAYLDSGATAERPRQVLDAERRFLEHDNAAVHRGAHTLAALSTDAYEDARATVAGFIGAAAPTEVVWTANATDALNLVAYGMANASRGRGGAEAERFRLGAGDEILVTEAEHHANLVPWQELAALTGATLRWIPVADDGTWTADDAAALITDRTKVVAFSHVSNVTGMIAPVEQIVGLARARGALVVLDACQSAPHRPLDVQQLGVDFAAFSGHKMLGPNGIGVLWGRAEMLDALPPFRTGGSMITTVTMEGSEFMPAPERFEAGTQPVSQAVALAEAVRYLRGIGMERVRAHEEHLARRMLDGLAAVPGIRVVGPPAGVPRSGLVAFDVDGVHAHDVSQYLDAQGIAVRSGHHCAQPLHRRLGLVATSRASTYVYTTDHDVDRFLAAVAEIRDYFGASA; translated from the coding sequence GTGGCGCCGAACCAGCCGCTCACCGAGACCGAGGTCGAGGCGATCAAGCGGGACTTCCCGATCCTCGCGCAGGACGTGAACGGGCAGCCGTTGGCGTACCTGGACTCCGGGGCGACGGCTGAACGCCCCCGCCAGGTCCTCGATGCCGAGCGCCGGTTCCTCGAACACGACAACGCCGCCGTCCACCGCGGGGCCCACACGCTCGCGGCGCTCAGCACCGATGCCTACGAGGACGCCCGCGCCACCGTCGCCGGCTTCATCGGAGCCGCCGCCCCGACCGAGGTGGTGTGGACCGCGAACGCCACCGATGCCCTCAACCTCGTCGCCTACGGCATGGCCAACGCCAGCCGTGGCCGCGGCGGTGCCGAAGCGGAGCGCTTCCGTCTGGGCGCCGGTGACGAGATCCTCGTGACCGAGGCCGAACACCACGCCAACCTGGTGCCGTGGCAGGAGCTCGCCGCGCTGACCGGTGCCACCCTCCGCTGGATCCCGGTCGCTGATGACGGCACCTGGACAGCCGACGACGCCGCGGCGCTGATCACCGATCGCACGAAGGTCGTCGCGTTCTCGCACGTCTCGAACGTCACCGGCATGATCGCTCCCGTCGAGCAGATCGTCGGTCTCGCCCGCGCCCGAGGAGCCCTGGTGGTCCTCGATGCATGCCAGTCCGCACCGCACCGTCCCCTCGACGTGCAGCAGCTCGGGGTCGACTTCGCCGCGTTCTCCGGGCACAAGATGCTCGGTCCGAACGGCATCGGCGTGCTCTGGGGCCGTGCCGAGATGCTCGACGCCCTGCCGCCGTTCCGCACCGGTGGCTCGATGATCACCACCGTGACGATGGAGGGCTCCGAGTTCATGCCGGCACCCGAGCGGTTCGAGGCCGGAACGCAGCCCGTCTCCCAGGCGGTCGCCCTCGCCGAGGCCGTCCGCTACCTGCGGGGCATCGGCATGGAACGCGTCCGCGCCCACGAGGAGCACCTCGCCCGCCGGATGCTCGACGGTCTCGCCGCTGTGCCCGGCATCCGCGTGGTCGGCCCGCCCGCCGGCGTCCCGCGCTCCGGCCTGGTCGCGTTCGACGTCGACGGCGTGCACGCGCACGACGTCTCGCAGTACCTCGACGCGCAGGGCATCGCCGTGCGTTCCGGGCACCACTGCGCCCAGCCCCTGCACCGCCGCCTCGGTCTGGTCGCCACCAGCCGCGCGAGCACCTACGTGTACACGACCGACCACGACGTCGATCGGTTCCTCGCAGCCGTCGCCGAGATTCGTGACTACTTCGGAGCGTCCGCGTGA
- a CDS encoding antitoxin produces MAGFDDITKKAQEFLQDGKVQDALQSEKAEGVSDKVLGGVADAVKKATGGKYDDKIDGARDAADKKIGNE; encoded by the coding sequence ATGGCGGGGTTCGACGACATCACGAAGAAGGCCCAGGAGTTCCTGCAGGACGGCAAGGTCCAGGACGCCCTGCAGAGCGAGAAGGCCGAGGGCGTCAGCGACAAGGTGCTCGGCGGCGTGGCCGACGCGGTCAAGAAGGCCACGGGCGGCAAGTACGACGACAAGATCGACGGTGCCCGCGACGCTGCGGACAAGAAGATCGGCAACGAGTAG
- a CDS encoding chloride channel protein encodes MPHSGHATPVWALKLAVVTALVGVSGGIAGIAVWLALQLIQFVAFGYGFGGHLEAADAPSGLNRFLALTAAGVLTGFAWWALRRWGRSIVSVTAAVDGKRMPALATLANAGIQILAVGLGASIGKEVAPREVGAWLAQLVTRRAGLTARETKILVACGAAAGLAAVYDVPLGGALFAVEVLLGEISFATALPAFATSAVAAITARLVIPDEVLYHVPAMHLSPSLLVWAVVVGPVLGLAGVGFVKLTNRLQGIAPKGWHLLVVLPVVFAMVGLIAIPFPEILGNGRALGLVAMNTTLDDASFAGLSPIVLLLLLGVLRTVTTSATIGAGAVGGTLTPSIAIGSAIGGGLGGAWLLLWPADGPSLAAFAFVGAAAFLATTMRAPFTALVLVVEFTQQGTDILVPSLLAVSGAVAVGYVLARRRSAQMV; translated from the coding sequence ATGCCGCACTCCGGACACGCGACCCCGGTCTGGGCCCTCAAGCTCGCCGTCGTCACCGCCCTGGTGGGTGTCTCGGGCGGCATCGCCGGCATCGCGGTCTGGCTCGCGCTCCAGCTCATCCAGTTCGTCGCCTTCGGGTACGGGTTCGGTGGGCACCTCGAGGCCGCGGACGCACCGTCGGGGCTGAACCGGTTCCTCGCGCTCACGGCAGCCGGCGTTCTGACCGGCTTCGCCTGGTGGGCACTCCGTCGGTGGGGGCGCTCGATCGTCTCGGTCACCGCGGCCGTCGACGGCAAGCGGATGCCGGCCCTGGCGACGCTCGCGAACGCCGGCATCCAGATCCTGGCTGTGGGGCTCGGCGCGTCCATCGGCAAGGAGGTCGCGCCGCGCGAGGTCGGGGCCTGGCTCGCCCAGCTCGTCACCCGTCGTGCGGGGCTGACCGCACGCGAGACGAAGATCCTCGTCGCCTGCGGTGCCGCGGCCGGCCTCGCCGCCGTGTACGACGTGCCCCTCGGCGGCGCGCTGTTCGCGGTCGAGGTCCTGCTCGGGGAGATCAGCTTCGCGACCGCCCTGCCCGCCTTCGCCACGAGTGCGGTCGCCGCCATCACCGCCCGGCTCGTGATCCCGGACGAGGTGCTGTACCACGTGCCCGCGATGCACCTGTCGCCGTCGCTGCTCGTCTGGGCGGTCGTGGTGGGACCCGTGCTGGGGCTCGCCGGGGTCGGGTTCGTCAAGCTGACCAACCGGCTGCAGGGCATCGCCCCGAAGGGCTGGCACCTGCTCGTCGTGCTGCCGGTGGTCTTCGCGATGGTCGGGCTCATCGCGATCCCGTTCCCGGAGATCCTCGGCAACGGTCGGGCGCTCGGCCTCGTCGCGATGAACACCACGCTGGACGACGCCTCGTTCGCCGGCCTCTCGCCGATCGTGCTCCTGCTGCTGCTCGGTGTCCTGCGGACCGTGACCACCTCGGCCACCATCGGGGCCGGTGCGGTCGGTGGCACGCTGACCCCGTCGATCGCCATCGGTTCGGCGATCGGCGGTGGCCTGGGCGGTGCGTGGCTGCTGCTGTGGCCGGCCGACGGTCCGAGCCTGGCGGCCTTCGCCTTTGTCGGTGCGGCGGCCTTCCTCGCCACGACCATGCGGGCGCCGTTCACCGCCCTCGTGCTCGTCGTCGAGTTCACCCAGCAGGGCACCGACATCCTCGTGCCCTCGTTGCTCGCGGTGTCCGGCGCGGTCGCCGTCGGGTACGTGCTCGCCCGCCGTCGCAGCGCCCAGATGGTGTGA
- a CDS encoding alpha-galactosidase produces MPHELVHLTAGGVSLVLDCRDDALPAVVHWGAALGPLDTEALTALADADVAPVAPNEMDDPVRLSVLPEPHRGWSGRPGLAGHRDGADWSPAFTVTSLAVTDSAVTADAEDTVAGLTVRVTIEMLGSGLVRARAGVTNTADGVYTVDDLTLAMPIPSGAREILDFAGRWGKERTPQRRELVVGTHQREGRKGRTGTDAATVLTVGEPGFGFAHGQVWGVHTAWSGNHRHHAERLATGRQVIGGGELLLPGEVRLATGATYEGPWVYFAHGDGLDDQARRFHRWLRSRPQHPTTPRPMTINVWEAVYFDHDLARLVDLAERAAALGVERYVLDDGWFRGRRDDHAGLGDWYVDEDVWPDGLGPLVDRVRALGMEFGLWFEPEMVNEDSDLARAHPEWILQADGRLPARSRDQQVLNLAIPEAFAYVLERMTVIIGEYAVDAVKWDHNRDLVEAGFPGRGAAVHEQTLAAYRLMATLGERFPSLEIESCSSGGGRVDLGVIEHTARVWVSDDIDPLERQQMHRWTQQLLPPELLGSHIASGRNHTTGRVHDLAFRAGTALVGHLGIEWDLAGATADESAALTEWIALYRELRPLLHGGDLVRSDEVDDARLVYGTVAPDRQQAVFFLASVGRSEVSGTGRVTFRDLDPDSAYRVDPVVIGDAQDLVRPDWWSGPRVFSGRVLGTVGLQPPLMPADCVVPFRVTAV; encoded by the coding sequence ATGCCGCACGAACTCGTCCACCTGACCGCCGGTGGCGTCTCGCTCGTCCTGGACTGCCGCGACGACGCGCTCCCCGCCGTCGTGCACTGGGGAGCTGCACTCGGACCGCTCGACACCGAGGCGCTGACGGCCCTCGCCGACGCCGACGTCGCGCCCGTCGCACCGAACGAGATGGACGACCCGGTCCGCCTGTCGGTGCTGCCCGAGCCGCACCGGGGCTGGAGCGGTCGTCCGGGGCTCGCCGGGCACCGTGACGGCGCCGACTGGTCGCCCGCGTTCACGGTGACGTCGCTCGCGGTCACCGACTCCGCGGTGACCGCCGACGCCGAGGACACCGTCGCCGGGCTCACCGTCCGGGTGACCATCGAGATGCTCGGCTCCGGGCTCGTGCGGGCCCGCGCGGGCGTGACGAACACCGCCGACGGCGTCTACACCGTCGACGACCTGACGCTCGCGATGCCGATCCCGTCGGGGGCCCGCGAGATCCTGGACTTCGCCGGCCGCTGGGGCAAGGAGCGGACCCCGCAGCGCCGCGAACTCGTCGTGGGGACCCACCAGCGCGAGGGCCGGAAGGGCCGCACCGGCACCGACGCCGCGACCGTGCTGACGGTGGGGGAGCCGGGCTTCGGCTTCGCGCACGGCCAGGTCTGGGGCGTCCACACCGCCTGGAGCGGCAACCACCGGCACCACGCCGAACGGCTCGCCACCGGCCGCCAGGTCATCGGCGGCGGCGAACTGCTGCTGCCCGGCGAGGTCCGGCTCGCCACCGGCGCCACCTACGAGGGGCCGTGGGTGTACTTCGCCCACGGGGACGGCCTCGACGACCAGGCCCGACGGTTCCACCGCTGGCTCCGCAGCCGCCCGCAGCACCCGACGACGCCCCGCCCGATGACGATCAACGTGTGGGAGGCCGTGTACTTCGACCACGACCTGGCCCGCCTCGTCGACCTCGCCGAACGTGCCGCGGCCCTCGGCGTCGAACGCTACGTGCTCGACGACGGCTGGTTCCGTGGCCGCCGCGACGACCACGCCGGACTCGGCGACTGGTACGTCGACGAGGACGTCTGGCCGGACGGGCTCGGGCCGCTGGTCGATCGTGTCCGTGCGCTCGGCATGGAGTTCGGCCTGTGGTTCGAACCCGAGATGGTGAACGAGGACAGCGACCTGGCGCGTGCGCACCCGGAGTGGATCCTGCAGGCCGACGGTCGGCTGCCCGCCCGGTCCCGCGACCAGCAGGTGCTCAACCTGGCGATCCCCGAGGCCTTCGCGTACGTGCTCGAACGGATGACCGTGATCATCGGTGAGTACGCGGTCGACGCCGTGAAGTGGGACCACAACCGCGACCTCGTCGAGGCGGGGTTCCCGGGCCGTGGCGCAGCGGTCCACGAGCAGACCCTCGCCGCGTACCGGCTCATGGCGACGCTCGGCGAGCGGTTCCCGTCCCTGGAGATCGAGTCGTGCTCGTCGGGTGGCGGCCGGGTCGACCTCGGCGTCATCGAGCACACCGCACGGGTGTGGGTGTCGGACGACATCGACCCGCTCGAGCGCCAGCAGATGCACCGGTGGACGCAGCAGCTCCTGCCGCCGGAGCTGCTCGGGTCGCACATCGCGAGCGGCCGGAACCACACGACCGGTCGCGTCCACGACCTCGCCTTCCGTGCCGGCACGGCGCTGGTCGGCCACCTCGGCATCGAGTGGGACCTGGCCGGCGCGACCGCCGACGAGTCCGCCGCGCTCACCGAGTGGATCGCGCTGTACCGGGAGCTCCGTCCGCTCCTGCACGGCGGTGACCTGGTGCGATCCGACGAGGTCGACGACGCGCGGCTCGTGTACGGCACGGTCGCGCCGGACCGTCAGCAGGCCGTCTTCTTCCTCGCCAGTGTCGGGCGCTCCGAGGTCTCCGGCACCGGCCGGGTCACCTTCCGCGACCTCGACCCGGACTCGGCGTACCGCGTCGACCCCGTGGTCATCGGAGACGCCCAGGACCTGGTGCGACCGGACTGGTGGTCCGGCCCGCGGGTGTTCAGCGGCCGGGTGCTCGGCACCGTCGGTCTGCAGCCGCCGCTCATGCCGGCTGACTGCGTGGTGCCGTTCCGGGTGACGGCCGTCTGA
- a CDS encoding magnesium and cobalt transport protein CorA, whose protein sequence is MSVELNTVYIDRIAPIASPSLDDTFRMLDEQGASACIVLHQPDAQELGDVAVALGLHELAVEDSAEGHQRPKLERYGSTLFVVLKPALYNDQQEEVAFGEVHAFVGETFFLAVVKADPRGKQTVPRALQRLSGKPGLVTVGPQAQLWALMDSIVDGYVPVIDGLEEDINQIEDQLFSGEAGVSRRVYELFGEVVDFQRAARPLVYMIENLHRGAEKYHLPIEMQRRFRDVLDHAIRVVERLDTFRQLLQNALTVDSTLAAQKQNDDTKKISGWAAILFAPTLIAAIYGMNFTHMPELGWTWGYPLSIVAMVLFAAILYVVFKVKRWF, encoded by the coding sequence GTGAGCGTCGAACTGAACACCGTCTACATCGACCGGATCGCCCCGATCGCGAGTCCGTCCCTCGACGACACCTTCCGGATGCTCGACGAGCAGGGTGCCAGCGCGTGCATCGTCCTGCACCAGCCCGACGCCCAGGAACTCGGCGACGTCGCGGTCGCCCTCGGACTGCACGAACTCGCCGTCGAGGACTCCGCCGAGGGGCACCAGCGACCGAAGCTCGAGCGCTACGGCTCGACGCTGTTCGTGGTGCTCAAGCCGGCGCTGTACAACGACCAGCAGGAAGAGGTGGCGTTCGGCGAGGTGCACGCCTTCGTCGGTGAGACCTTCTTCCTCGCCGTCGTGAAGGCCGACCCCCGGGGCAAGCAGACCGTCCCCCGGGCGCTGCAGCGGTTGAGCGGCAAGCCGGGACTGGTGACCGTCGGCCCGCAGGCGCAGCTCTGGGCGCTGATGGACTCCATCGTCGACGGCTACGTGCCGGTGATCGACGGACTCGAAGAGGACATCAACCAGATCGAGGACCAGCTGTTCTCCGGCGAGGCCGGGGTGTCCCGTCGCGTGTACGAGCTGTTCGGCGAGGTCGTCGACTTCCAGCGTGCGGCACGTCCACTCGTCTACATGATCGAGAACCTGCACCGCGGCGCCGAGAAGTACCACCTGCCGATCGAGATGCAGCGGCGGTTCCGCGACGTCCTCGACCACGCGATCCGGGTCGTGGAGCGACTCGACACGTTCCGGCAGCTGCTGCAGAACGCCCTGACCGTCGACTCCACCCTGGCGGCGCAGAAGCAGAACGACGACACGAAGAAGATCTCCGGCTGGGCGGCGATCCTGTTCGCGCCGACGCTCATCGCCGCGATCTACGGGATGAACTTCACGCACATGCCCGAACTCGGCTGGACGTGGGGGTACCCGCTGTCGATCGTCGCGATGGTCCTGTTCGCCGCGATCCTGTACGTGGTGTTCAAGGTCAAGCGCTGGTTCTGA
- a CDS encoding tryptophan-rich sensory protein produces MKRIWKRIAVAVSAVVAVIGAYVGSGAAGGTPIQDAAGGALSASSTAIAPDGPAFSIWSVVYAGLIGYAVLQLFRTANDERHERLVVPAVLSLLLNAAWILSVQFGFLWASEPIIVALLVVLIWTFTILRRTPSHGVVEAILTDGTFGLYLGWVCVATAANTAAVLTAAGFRGFGLGQDPWGVVVAAVAGLVGVLIALWGRGRMAPMASVAWGLAWVAVARFEGPLVSVPTAVAAVVAAAAVVAAAAVVVVTVVVRARAGWVGGRAGRAAAPVAV; encoded by the coding sequence ATGAAGAGGATCTGGAAGCGCATCGCGGTGGCCGTGAGCGCGGTCGTCGCCGTCATCGGCGCGTACGTCGGGTCGGGCGCTGCCGGCGGCACGCCCATCCAGGACGCCGCCGGTGGCGCCCTGTCGGCGTCCTCGACCGCGATCGCCCCGGACGGCCCGGCCTTCTCGATCTGGAGTGTCGTCTACGCCGGGCTCATCGGCTACGCGGTGCTGCAGCTCTTCCGCACTGCGAACGACGAACGGCACGAGCGGCTGGTGGTGCCGGCGGTGCTCTCCCTGCTGCTCAACGCCGCGTGGATCCTGTCGGTGCAGTTCGGGTTCCTGTGGGCGAGCGAGCCGATCATCGTCGCGCTGCTCGTCGTGCTGATCTGGACGTTCACGATCCTGCGCCGCACCCCGTCCCACGGTGTGGTCGAGGCGATCCTGACCGACGGCACGTTCGGGCTCTACCTCGGGTGGGTCTGCGTCGCGACGGCCGCGAACACCGCTGCGGTGCTGACGGCAGCAGGCTTCCGGGGCTTCGGACTCGGGCAGGACCCGTGGGGTGTGGTCGTCGCCGCGGTGGCCGGGCTCGTCGGGGTCCTCATCGCGCTGTGGGGCCGGGGACGCATGGCACCGATGGCCTCGGTCGCGTGGGGCCTGGCGTGGGTCGCCGTGGCCCGGTTCGAGGGGCCGCTCGTCTCCGTGCCGACGGCCGTCGCGGCCGTGGTGGCTGCGGCGGCCGTGGTGGCTGCGGCGGCCGTGGTCGTCGTGACCGTGGTGGTGCGTGCCCGCGCCGGCTGGGTCGGCGGGCGTGCCGGTCGGGCGGCGGCCCCGGTGGCGGTCTGA